Proteins from one Coleofasciculaceae cyanobacterium genomic window:
- a CDS encoding helix-turn-helix domain-containing protein — MIRQAQKVRIYPTDEQKQQLAGAMGCSRWWWNFALN, encoded by the coding sequence ATGATTAGACAAGCACAGAAAGTACGAATTTATCCGACTGACGAGCAAAAGCAGCAACTAGCAGGTGCTATGGGTTGTTCTCGCTGGTGGTGGAATTTTGCTCTCAATAA